The DNA segment TGCTACAGAATGGTTCTGTCTGTTTGCTGAAGTTAATCAATTCATGTAAAACTCTATTTTAATCTCCTCTCCACAATTTTTCAGAACAACATCTTAATAACGATATTAAATTCACCTATCCTTTGCATTTTTCGATTGTCTCATTACTTTAAGCATAATGAAAGTGCTGTGAATTACGTAAGTTAATAAATTATATCTAAGTTAAGTGTATGACACGTTGATTTTTCTGTAAGAGTATTTTATTcaatgaaagtttcaaaaagtgTTATTTTATAATAAGTAAGTATTTTAAGTTTAATGACTATTTCAGGGCAATGAGCAATATGGGGTGAAAAGCATCAAAGACCTATCTGAGTCAGAACAAGTCAAAAAATTCTCCTCATAATGTAAATATtctgtgtttaatttttttctcgtgcCTATCAGTTTTTTCATCTGATTGCTGATCAATCACTTAAAAATGGATGATTATTGATCATTGGTTTTTTTACCCCCTGCTCTCGTCCCCTCATGTTCcctttgcatattttttttaggaattccTCAGTTGTGATTATTCTTGTGAAAAGGTGGTGTGGATTTGAGGAATTCTTCAAGCTTATTGGAAGCTTTTGTCCTCGCAAAATCTTCAATTAGCCACGGTTGCATTAAAATAcgctaattttaaaattaaacaattcagATTTACAGCCCTAATTCACGAGTCATCCTGACCTCCCTTTCTCTTGGAAGCTTAAATGATTTAATCTCTCGCCCAGAAACGGCgacttaaaaaattgtttatcaCATTTCTCTCAATTCTATTTCTGCAAATCTGACAGTATGCTTTTGGAACACCTTAAAGAGTATGCAGTAATTTACTACGCACAAacgaaatattttttcctttattgcTAAGTCAATGCATAGTACATTTGATAGATAAGATGGAGAGTGTCAGACccatctttttaattttattttactgccCTTGCGCAAGATTGAGGGATAAAATAGGTATCTCAAGAAAGAAAACTGTCTGAACCTAAACGCCGTACATTTTAAAAGTCGGGtcacttaaaaaattgacaCGTCTTTTCGTCTCATAGATATTTATCGAATCATCTCTCTTATAGCTCTTcattagatatttttacaatgttgAGTATATCTGCTAATTAATTCTAAAATTAGTTTGCTTTGAAGAGTCATGCCTGAGCTTATTCAATATGTGGACTatgagtaaatttttcaatggGAATTCAGTTCTTCGGTCAGAAAACAGCCATGTTTACACACAGAAAAATATATAACAAAAAAAACGTTAGGTAAGAAGggggaaaatatttgttttactTACTGGTTCTTGTTCATCGTTCGAACATACATCTATAAAATTCAGCATGTTTTAATGCTATCAAAGTCGACCAATCTATTTCTCTCCCTCGAATGTAAATCAAATTTCAAttctcttattttatttatgttttatttctttaaacaTCCAcggattttatcattttctttctaaatttttgttttctctttccttGGCCTTAACTTTGTTGTTtaattaatttctgaaaattattcCTATGACGTCATGGTTTTTAATTGCTTACCGTCCAGTTGAAATGTAAGTACTTTTTCTGCTAAAATAAATTCCAGTGGATGGTCACGAAAGTTATCAAGGAAATGCTAAATAAGGTAAGAGAATGACGTTTTTACTTTGTACCTCTTTTTCCTTTGATATTTTATCCAACTTAAATCTagactttttttacttctttcagTATGATGTACCAATCAAAATGTCAATTTCTTTGtatataattttctaaaaaaaaaaaaaaaaaaaataataatcatacCTGATTGTGACTtgtgtatttatttattgtaatcATGCTCCAATGAATCGTAATTTTATAGGATTGTTACCCTCATGGTATAGTGCCACACAAATATTAAAATTACTTTGCAATTTGACCCTTGGATGCCCAAGCCCAAATTAAGCCAAGGCTTTGCTAGAAACACGTACCCTACCGGTTGCCTGGGGCTAGTGTAGTGGTGCATACAAGCTTCAGATATGTGACTATAAATACATCGTATGACTGAAACCTGACATCAAATGaaaagacgagaaaaaaatcgatgatcaGGGAATTTTTATCTCCAtcgtaaaattgcaatatttttacattatttcattAACGAGTTAAACGAccaacctgaaaatttcatgtatcGAAAAGATAGGCTATGTAAAATGCACCTAcctgaagaaaaatttaaacttatttcaatatcattGCAGTAAACAACgagaggagccccttcaattattAGATAGGCTACATTTGCAACAAGCAGATGCAGCAAAAAGTTTACCATATGATCGCAATTTATTGCAACCACCTGGGGGCCCTAAAACGTATCGTCATCCAAAGAATTTTCGAGTCAAACAGACACTGATTATAATATGCCAGGGGATTTCCCTATCCCCTTGTGCCTCCGTCTTCAAGATGTGCATTTCAACAACACTACCATTTGATATTATCATTTATTCTGTGAAAGGATACATTTTCAGCACAAAGTTGGATGTCTGTCAATTGTATAATTACCTGACGATAAAAATGCCGCTGGGCACAACATTTCAGAGGGAGGTTATGTGCTACCTGATTTCGACCGCCCTTGGAATCGGAATAAGACGAATGCCTCGGTTGTAACATCGGTTCCGTGCCACAGATGAGCTCATGAGTAAATGTTGAGGAGATCCAAGCAACGATGCTCTGAGACGCGGTTCATACAGCAAAAAAGCAATCAAAGGCATGAGTGAAGATAACTGAAagcaatgcaaatttttaataatataaaaatacatCCACACTCGgagtttttgacgattttttcgtCCTTATATCAAATTGGGCCCCTTGAGACGTTTGGGCCGTGCTATCAGAAAGggaccaacccacattaagtcgaaactgagaaaaagaggtttgaagttttattcctccatgagactcgatgtaaaaaatcaacttttacccctcttttcacaacaTAATTTTGGATTCtagactttcagttttttgcaggagaaaatttacggaaaaggaaattcaaaaacattcttaaatcgatttttccgaaaatgtggattggttccattctgatgaactcggtctaTTTAAATCTACACTAGATGTAGTTCGAAAACACTCCATactttttgtaaaaacggacAAAAGCTGGAGTCTAGGTAGAGTCACTTTAGAGTAATTTTTGGAATAAGTAACCCTCTTTTTATGGCTTATCCGAAAAGTGCACCTATTAGCATCAACTAAAAATTCACAATCATCTCACTCCGATAGTATTTGCTATAAATCCTATTGCCAGATGTCGCCCACTTGAAGTTCGTCTTCAATTTCACCGGATAGGCAAAAAACTTACCAACGAGCgtgaatagttatctattcgaaaaaCTTACATTAATTCGCTCCATTGACTTTGATAATACCAAAAACCCGTGCCTAAGCTCATTGGCAAGTATCGTCCATCTAAAGTGTGCCTTCAGTTTTACCGTATAGGCATCAAGCataccagcgggccgattattgaaatttaaaccagcccgataagacatcgaattgcgatatattgcatggttaagatagggctatgtcttgtcgtgtcgggctgacatagtttcaataatcgggccgcagggAGCTTGAGTTATCTGAAAGCTGCACATTTATATCGCTCCGTAAGCTTTGATTGAACGAATAAATGACATTTTTAACATTAGCAGGTAGCATCCAAccaaaaagcgccttcaatgttGCTGCATAGGCAACATACCAACCGCGAGGAGCGCGAATAGTTTATCTATCCGAAAAAACACATTAACCTGGCTCCAAAAACTTCGTAGCAAGTTTgcggtaaaaaaagaaaagaaaaatcggcaaaaagATTGTGAGACTATCACATGGTGATGCTAAAAAAACATGTGATTTTGAAACGAGGCCATTCAAAGTTTTTATCCGTCATCTTCAAAGCTTAATTTTGGACTTATTCTGCAAGATGTAACTACTATTTCTGCCCGAGTAAAACTGAGTCAGCttgacgtcaggctatgtttcatacTACCCTGAGTCTGACATCAGCCTGAgtcagtctgactcagggtagtttatgaaacatagtgtgacgtcaggctgattcaCTTTAATTAGGGTGACTTCATTTTGGAAACGGCGTATCTGCACCAGTTTACCTATGCAGAAGGTGTTTTCATATGGACCAGCTAAGATTAGGGGTTCTTATTACGTCATCCGGATTAGCCATCGGACTGAAATGTAACTGTACGTTTTTGTTTCACGCCTTTCACgcagttttccgtcaaaatctcaaaatcagaTTATTTCGACCCAATCCTCGGAAAAACTGCTCCACTAAACTTTTGCCTCCATGGACTGAGTCCCTTCTGCCTTTTCCCGGGATGATCACAAAAAAATAAGTGACTTACCTCCACGCTCACTGGTGCTATGATTGTAAGATAGTCCGGAACTACACCAAGCTGAAAGAGAGCCGTGGCCACCAAAAGAATCTGGGGCGACCACAAAAGCAGCGTACCAGCAGACAAGGCAGCTGCCGtctttaaacaaataaaacatcGACAGATAATCTGTTACCGTTGAGGTGTATaagagattttaattttcattcataACCTGTAAAGAGCTAACTCAAGTATATATTTAATTTTGCGCAATGTGATACGCAAAAGATATTGATGATATAAAAGTTTGTTGACTTGCCATGAATGCAATTAAAATGCATTGCCTAGTGCATTGAATACAGTATCCacgacaaaattaaagaaatgcccatttccaattttattgcaacattgaaattctgcagtggcgtggcgtgctttgcgatttatcgattgatcggtcatttaaacctgtgttcgcagtgaacaccttaaaaatcgattatttaccacagcttcaaatggggaaatatcgatagatcgtaaagcacgccacaccactgaaatTTTGCGCCcatgttttttttaattaatttaaagaatatgaagtaatttttttttcctatggaTTTCATCCACCTAATtatgaaaattccctgacaatctCAAGGGGATATATTGGttggttttctttaaaaaaaattcaatataaaTCAGGGATTTTTCGACGCTGTAAGTTGGAtacgtaatttttgactttagcCATGCCCATGCCTTAAAAGCCGTTCCGTGTACCAAAACTGTAGTGGCATTAGGCGCTGCGGTGCCAAAGGTAATTAAAAAGTTCTccaaattacataaaaaaaaggtaaaaaatgttTCAGCTCCTGTTGAAAATCTCTGATTTTACCTTGTTGAATGATATTTCGTCGAAGTGGCCCATGAACATCACCGAACCTGAATGTGAGAATGCTCTCCATAAACTTCCAGctctgaaaagaaaatatatttctaATAATATATCCTAACGAATTTGAAGTCAGACAAATATTCAGAGACATCCATGAACATTTTAGGGTGCTTATTCGTATTATCACTTGCAATtacaaaattcaaggaaatttcTCGTTCTGATGGAGAGGGCGTTTTCCGTTCCGAAATTCGTTAATTTTTAACACATAATATAACAAAAATCGGAAGGTTCTGTTTGTGCAAATTAAGGTTTCTTTTCTCTTGGCTGACCACATAGGTAAAGATAACGCTATTGTAAGCGAGTAATTATTTAGGATACGTATTTCCTCAATTTCTCAGAAAGAGTCAAGACAATAGAGACATTAGAGTCAAGACAAGCTCTAAGAGAGGATTTCATAAATATAAATAACTTTTTATTTGTATGGctttgaataaaaattacttaaaatataTTGCAACTGAAATAAATGAGAATGCGTGCACTGCACTTCCGTTTTTTATTCGTCCAATTTTAGTATTTTAGTAATTGGTTTTTTCTTGAGTAATTTCCACCAATGGAATGTTGATATATGATGAATTCGAATGTAGGACGTattggtattttaaaatttagggCTGATAATGAGACCATTGAAAACTTCCGAGGATCTGAATTCCACTTACACAATAAAAATTGGTGCAACGTatatgaggaaaaaagaaactatATTGTACTTGTACTGCAGATCCGTCTTTGAGAACCAGTCCAGACTGCAAGCCACCCCGATGAAATCGCATCCGTACCTACAGAAAATTTATATCCGCAATTATAAATATACTGTACGTGAAATCAAGTTAGAATGTAAGGTTTAAAATACCAACTGCAGAAAACTGAACCCCTAACGAAAGGAAACAAAGCAACATGCATTGCACTCAACATGCTGAGTTCCATCACTTTGATATGCATGATAGATTAAAACTTATAGTATTTCATTTTCCATGCTGAGTTGCTGATACGCTTTTGGAAACTTTTTTAATTTGGAACTCTCCCGAAACCGAAAGtatcaaattttcttccaaagcTCGTCGATTAATCCACTCTTAGAATTGTTGAGACCGCATCAAACATCCGTATCATACAGGGAAACGTCgcctctcattttgcccaaaactATGTAtggataaaattgaaggcattataaCTTTCCTccctcaacttatattcgtctgtaacgctAAACattgggacgcgtttgctacggcgccttgatacaactatacatcctcgacggatgtccgtattgcgttcaaaaaattgaaggcgttttgacttcctacgcaccAACTAAAACTGGGTCGATCGACAGACTTGTTGATCGGCGGAGAaagggacttgatgcaactatttaaacttgatgcatgtccgtatcgcaccgactgaagtgcgaaaccacgtatctccactgcggtgtttcaaaatttccgctcttatttcatctcttccatgagaaacaatccaaatttgcgactttgaattttgaaccaaatcttctgctgtCGAATACGAAAAACCATGCAGAATTTAAGTtatatgttgaccagcttctcgaaagaaaaataaaatttctaaggaagtctgcaacgtcgcaaatggagaaacgtcgtctctcattttgcccaaaaatatgtatggataaaattgaaggcattatgacacTCCACCCTCAACTTATGTTCGTCTTAAACGCTAAACAacgggacgcgtttgctacggcgcggcgccttgatacaactatacatcctcgacggatgtccgtattgcgttcaaaaaattgaaggcgttttgacttcctacgcaccAACTAAAACTGGGTCGATCGACAGACTTGTTGATCGGCGGAGAaagggacttgatgcaactatttaaacttgatgcatgtccgtatcgcaccgactgaagtgcgaaaccacgtatctccactgcggtgtttcaaaatttccgctcttatttcatctcttccatgagaaacaatccaaatttgcgactttgaattttgaaccaaatcttctgctatcgaatacgaaaaatcatgcagaatttaagttttatgttgaccagcttctcgaaagaaaaatgaaatttctaaggaagtctgcaacgtcgcaaatggagaaacgtcgtctcttattttgcccaaaaatatgtatggataaaattgaaggcattttgacaCTCCAccctcaacttatattcgtctgtaacgctgaacaatgggacgcgtttgctacggcgccttgatacaactatacatcctcgacggatgtccgtattgcgttaaaaaaattgaacaacagTTGACCGCATCAAACATTCATATCATTTCGCATATTTATCAATTTGTGAAGAGAATAGCGATCATATTACATCGCGAAAATGCGTCGACAACTTAGACAGCGACTATCATAAGCCGAGCATCGCTGCGTAGGCTAGGATAGACGGAGCGCCTTCTTTTCATGCTTATGCAACACGCGTATCCATCaagcaggaatagttgcatcaaacaACATGTCTGCTGTATCGTGCGGCAATTCATTTGTCGTAAGTACTCCTCGTTTAACGATCAAGAGCACCAGTTTTGTGACCTCTTTAAAGTGCAGCTCTTGCATTTCATATCACGGCATCCAGTACTTCTCTCGTTTTTGGAGAAGTATTTGCTAcctttttcaacaaaatttagtAAGCGTGAAAGAAATAAAGCATCGATTATCGAATCTCTTATAGTAACACGCATTTTTATTAAAAGGAAGTAGGTGGTTGCCTTTACAACAAATGTAGTGAAATATTGTACTTAGGTATTGATGTgtccaatttgaaaaatagtattcatatagttggacgtatttctgccaaacggaactatgtgcattatgacgtgagccctgttatgcatgtttccctatgggtctcagggctcatgcatTAAtaaacatagttccgtttgacagaaatatgtccaattagcTCTTACCTCCCGACTCCAAATAATGGAAGTGACGCGAGGAGGAGAGACACCATCCAGCATCCGGAAATCCCGaccaaatacaattttttacctGGAGTGAGAGAATGAGATGTATAAACGAATGAAAAGTTCCGTCTTGCAAAGTTCATCTGTTTTGTGTGAATGCATTCCTAAGTATGCGTAAATTATTGACATTTTGCTTGTTATGGGCGATTTCCACGCACGACTCATGTAGACAATTGGTTTTCAAGCCCATGTGCACGTATTTtctaaatacaaaaaaaatatctcaTGCTGATGGCTAAAAGTTTCCTCACCGCCGCCGTGCCGGTCACGGCCACATGCCTAATCTCATGTTGATTTTCATGACCACTTCGAGAGGGGCAGCAGAATGTCAGGATAGGCCACGCTGCGCCGATGATGGGTCCAActtagggatgtcgatactcagggaagtatcgatactcggtatcgatactggtatcgactctaagcatcgataccggtatcgagcatcgagctgaagtatcgatacttatgaggtatcgataccatcgatactatttctgaattatgccgtgattctgagtgtgcgtatgtctgtcggccgttaaattccgccagatttacGCCTCTCTCGAAAAAGCCCTGTTCGCGTTTTTGGTCAACTATTTTGAGCCCTTAACTACTGTtatcgaactgagcttttaacattttcattgaagtttaatcatcttgagaaacttgattactccgtcgtttgtcacagtgcatcatgaaggtgaaatagtggggagagagttttttaaaaaaagaaaaagaggcctttttcatggccaaatcagataagtatcgataccgtcgatactggggtcttggcatcgatactgcatggtatcgatatcgtggagtatcgatgccgagtatcgttaagtatcgatcgaaagtatcgatactttgcaagtatcggataagtatcgacatccctagtCCAACTAGACCCGAAAAGCAACCGCAGTTGCCTTTGAACTCGACGGTActggtcgtaactagtgttgaGCCAAACAGCAAATCTCTGAGGAACGACAATTTCGTGGAATGCGCTGTTCCTCAttctttatgaaaaaaatttctgagtttTTCCTCCGACTCCAtcatccttcttcttcttcttcttcttcttcagaaAGTACGTGCACACTGGCTAAAAGAAACCGAttgattggaaaaaaattcatttaagaCTAACGTGGTTGCTCTCTCATATCAGTTAGTCATATCCAAACCTGTGCAAGTGTGCAATCATATAAAACATTGCAATGATAATCAATACTTATCATAatgtattttgtaaaaatttgtc comes from the Bemisia tabaci chromosome 7, PGI_BMITA_v3 genome and includes:
- the LOC109039739 gene encoding visual pigment-like receptor peropsin produces the protein MIIESFVVTNCVWNTSSDLKILFGVSSIFIGIIGGVLNGWLISSFVLRIKVATWTHLLLLQPVVSALTRMFLAGVPFSASSAFNGGWLFGDSCCQLYAFLRHFCDSLQVNSIAFLALERYLISVWPFVGKKLYLVGISGCWMVSLLLASLPLFGVGRYGCDFIGVACSLDWFSKTDLQYKYNIVSFFLIYVAPIFIVAGSLWRAFSHSGSVMFMGHFDEISFNKTAAALSAGTLLLWSPQILLVATALFQLGVVPDYLTIIAPVSVELSSLMPLIAFLLYEPRLRASLLGSPQHLLMSSSVARNRCYNRGIRLIPIPRAVEIR